A window from Festucalex cinctus isolate MCC-2025b chromosome 4, RoL_Fcin_1.0, whole genome shotgun sequence encodes these proteins:
- the ampd3a gene encoding AMP deaminase 3 isoform X1: MSAGDTGQAYAKHKDMPRQFPKVTLSEAEEETQLLVEKVYASALKEEDNKDALSMFTVPEDCPIGLQQAKEHELLKELAEQQSEESTKRRKSLKLIRSQSMSIQMSGNPDWIWPRAPTPYLSPSSSSLCSSVSEYGPDYQRVTISGDYCAGITVEDYEQASKSLLKALLIREKYSRLAYHRFCRTTAQFLRRAENVRWSEEDEVQPDMCPCPTEDEDPYSMENIPENLTYELRLLDGIVHVYDSAEDLRENRPHDLPYPDLETFAIDLSHVLTMIADGPTKTYCHRRLNFLSSKFHLHEMLNEMAELKELKSVPHRDFYNVRKVDTHIHAAACMSQKHLLTFIQKTYNTDSDRVVMETAGQEMTLEEVFHRLNMDPYDLTVDSLDVHAGRHTFHRFDKFNSKYNPVGASELREIFLKTDNHLNGEYFARIIKEVAHDLEESKYQHAEPRLSIYGRAPEEWHNLAQWFILHKVYSPNMRWMIQVPRIYDIFKSKKLVPNFGKMLENIFLPLFEATIHPQSHKELHVFLKYVSGFDSVDDESKHSDHMFSFKSPKPEQWTGDDNPPYSYYIFHMYANIMVLNNLRKERGLSTFQFRPHCGEAGSVTHLVSAFLTADNISHGLNLKKSPVLQYLYYLAQVPIAMSPLSNNSLFLEYSKNPLREFLHKGLCVSLSTDDPMQFHYTKEPLMEEYAIAAQLWKLSTCDVCEIARNSVLQCGLSDQDKKHFLGVNYLKDGPEGNDIGRTNVAQIRMAYRHETLCNELSFLVDAVKSQAINSLV, translated from the exons ATGTCAGCGGGTGACACAGGGCAGGCATACGCCAAACATAAAG ACATGCCTCGCCAATTCCCCAAGGTAACTTTGAGTGAGGCTGAAGAGGAGACCCAACTCCTGGTGGAAAAGGTGTACGCATCAGCACTGAAAGAAGAGGACAATAAGGATGCATTATCCATGTTCACCGTGCCCGAAGATTGCCCCATTGGCCTCCAGCAAGCCAAAGAACACGAACTGCTTAAGGAGTTGGCGGAACAGCAGTCTGAGGAGAGCACCAAAAG GCGCAAAAGCTTGAAGTTGATTCGTTCGCAGTCCATGTCCATCCAGATGTCAGGGAACCCAGACTGGATATGGCCAAGGGCTCCTACGCCATACCTGTCTCCTAGCTCCAGCTCGCTGTGCTCATCTGTGTCAGAATACGGCCCTGATTACCAAAGGGTCACAATTAGTGGCGATTACTGTGCAGGA ATCACAGTGGAAGACTACGAGCAGGCATCCAAAAGTCTTCTCAAGGCTCTGCTGATTCGTGAGAAATATTCCAGACTGGCCTACCACAGATTCTGCAGAACCACAGCACAGTTCCTTCGGAGGGCTGAAAATGTCAGATGGAGTGAAGAGGACGAAGTTCAACCAG ATATGTGCCCGTGTCCAACAGAGGATGAAGATCCGTATAGTATGGAAAACATCCCAGAGAACCTGACCTATGAACTACGGTTGTTGGATGGAATAGTGCACGTGTATGATAGCGCTGAGGATCTCAGAGAAAATCGTCCACATGACCTTCCTTATCCAGATCTGGAGACCTTTGCTATAGATCTTAGTCATGTGCTGACAATGATTGCGGATGGACCCAC AAAAACCTATTGTCACAGGCGACTCAATTTCTtgagttccaagtttcacctcCATGAAATGCTTAATGAGATGGCTGAGCTCAAGGAACTAAAAAGTGTTCCTCACCGAGATTTCTACAATGTGAGAAAG GTGGATACGCACATTCATGCAGCTGCGTGCATGTCTCAGAAGCACCTGCTGACATTCATTCAGAAAACATACAACACCGATTCGGACCGCGTTGTCATGGAAACTGCTGGCCAGGAAATGACTCTTGAGGAAGTGTTTCACAGACTCAACATGGACCCCTATGACCTTACTGTGGACTCACTGGATGTACATGCT GGAAGGCATACGTTCCATCGCTTTGATAAATTCAATTCCAAGTACAATCCCGTTGGAGCCAGTGAACTCAGGGAAATATTTCTCAAAACGGACAACCATCTCAATGGCGAGTATTTTGCTCGCATAATAAAG gaagtggcccaCGACTTGGAGGAGAGTAAATACCAACACGCTGAGCCCCGCTTGTCCATCTACGGACGTGCTCCAGAAGAATGGCACAACCTGGCTCAGTGGTTCATTCTACACAAAGTCTACTCTCCAAACATGAGGTGGATGATTCAAGTGCCGAGAATATA TGACATCTTTAAGTCAAAGAAGCTGGTGCCTAATTTTGGCAAGATGCTGGAGAATATCTTTCTCCCCCTCTTTGAGGCAACCATTCACCCGCAGAGTCATAAAGAACTTCATGTTTTCCTCAAATAT GTATCAGGCTTCGACAGTGTTGATGACGAATCCAAACACAGCGATCACATGTTCTCATTCAAGAGCCCGAAGCCAGAGCAGTGGACTGGAGATGACAACCCTCCATACAGCTACTACATCTTCCACATGTATGCAAACATCATGGTCCTCAACAATCTCAGAAA GGAACGTGGCCTGAGCACCTTCCAGTTTCGCCCCCACTGTGGAGAAGCGGGCTCCGTTACACATCTGGTATCTGCCTTCCTCACAGCAGACAATATCTCACATGGGCTCAACTTGAAGAAG AGCCCTGTGCTTCAGTATCTGTACTACTTGGCCCAAGTGCCCATAGCGATGTCTCCACTGAGCAACAACAGTCTGTTCTTGGAATACTCAAAAAACCCTCTGCGAGAGTTCCTGCACAAAGGCCTCTGTGTGTCCCTGTCCACTGATGACCCGATGCAGTTCCACTACACCAAG GAGCCACTTATGGAGGAATACGCGATTGCAGCTCAGCTGTGGAAGCTCAGCACATGCGATGTGTGTGAAATAGCTAGGAACAGTGTGCTGCAATGTGGACTCTCGGACCAG
- the adma gene encoding adrenomedullin a translates to MKLIFQAFLYCCLVATAAHCVELEVNPKLKKRLSIWLESRLRRDLDSKTANSEHFVRQEDIRDTMLPHSSTETNVRTKRSKNSANQSRRQGCYLGTCSVHDLAHRLHVLNNTLKIGSAPHSKISPQGYGRRRRSLPDHRVALRLEQGRLRPAWRTTDSQIHKLEALLRQT, encoded by the exons ATGAAACTCATCTTCCAGGCCTTCCTCTATTGCTGCCTGGTGGCCACAGCGGCACACTGTGTGGAACTTGAAGTGAATCCCAAGTTAAAAAAGAG GCTCAGCATATGGCTCGAGAGCAGACTCAGACGGGATCTGGACAGCAAGACTGCGAACTCTGAGCACTTTGTCCGGCAAGAGGACATCAGGGATACCATGCTGCCACATTCCAG CACTGAAACCAATGTGCGAACCAAGAGGTCCAAAAATTCTGCCAACCAGTCGAGAAGACAGGGTTGTTACCTGGGGACCTGCTCAGTGCACGACCTGGCGCACCGTCTGCACGTACTCAACAACACGCTGAAGATTGGCAGCGCCCCCCATTCCAAGATCAGCCCACAAGGGTACGGCCGCCGCCGTCGCTCCCTGCCAGACCATAGAGTCGCACTGAGGCTGGAGCAGGGCAGGCTCAGGCCTGCGTGGCGCACCACTGACTCTCAGATTCATAAGCTTGAGGCTCTGCTCAGGCAAACATGA
- the ampd3a gene encoding AMP deaminase 3 isoform X2, translating into MPRQFPKVTLSEAEEETQLLVEKVYASALKEEDNKDALSMFTVPEDCPIGLQQAKEHELLKELAEQQSEESTKRRKSLKLIRSQSMSIQMSGNPDWIWPRAPTPYLSPSSSSLCSSVSEYGPDYQRVTISGDYCAGITVEDYEQASKSLLKALLIREKYSRLAYHRFCRTTAQFLRRAENVRWSEEDEVQPDMCPCPTEDEDPYSMENIPENLTYELRLLDGIVHVYDSAEDLRENRPHDLPYPDLETFAIDLSHVLTMIADGPTKTYCHRRLNFLSSKFHLHEMLNEMAELKELKSVPHRDFYNVRKVDTHIHAAACMSQKHLLTFIQKTYNTDSDRVVMETAGQEMTLEEVFHRLNMDPYDLTVDSLDVHAGRHTFHRFDKFNSKYNPVGASELREIFLKTDNHLNGEYFARIIKEVAHDLEESKYQHAEPRLSIYGRAPEEWHNLAQWFILHKVYSPNMRWMIQVPRIYDIFKSKKLVPNFGKMLENIFLPLFEATIHPQSHKELHVFLKYVSGFDSVDDESKHSDHMFSFKSPKPEQWTGDDNPPYSYYIFHMYANIMVLNNLRKERGLSTFQFRPHCGEAGSVTHLVSAFLTADNISHGLNLKKSPVLQYLYYLAQVPIAMSPLSNNSLFLEYSKNPLREFLHKGLCVSLSTDDPMQFHYTKEPLMEEYAIAAQLWKLSTCDVCEIARNSVLQCGLSDQDKKHFLGVNYLKDGPEGNDIGRTNVAQIRMAYRHETLCNELSFLVDAVKSQAINSLV; encoded by the exons ATGCCTCGCCAATTCCCCAAGGTAACTTTGAGTGAGGCTGAAGAGGAGACCCAACTCCTGGTGGAAAAGGTGTACGCATCAGCACTGAAAGAAGAGGACAATAAGGATGCATTATCCATGTTCACCGTGCCCGAAGATTGCCCCATTGGCCTCCAGCAAGCCAAAGAACACGAACTGCTTAAGGAGTTGGCGGAACAGCAGTCTGAGGAGAGCACCAAAAG GCGCAAAAGCTTGAAGTTGATTCGTTCGCAGTCCATGTCCATCCAGATGTCAGGGAACCCAGACTGGATATGGCCAAGGGCTCCTACGCCATACCTGTCTCCTAGCTCCAGCTCGCTGTGCTCATCTGTGTCAGAATACGGCCCTGATTACCAAAGGGTCACAATTAGTGGCGATTACTGTGCAGGA ATCACAGTGGAAGACTACGAGCAGGCATCCAAAAGTCTTCTCAAGGCTCTGCTGATTCGTGAGAAATATTCCAGACTGGCCTACCACAGATTCTGCAGAACCACAGCACAGTTCCTTCGGAGGGCTGAAAATGTCAGATGGAGTGAAGAGGACGAAGTTCAACCAG ATATGTGCCCGTGTCCAACAGAGGATGAAGATCCGTATAGTATGGAAAACATCCCAGAGAACCTGACCTATGAACTACGGTTGTTGGATGGAATAGTGCACGTGTATGATAGCGCTGAGGATCTCAGAGAAAATCGTCCACATGACCTTCCTTATCCAGATCTGGAGACCTTTGCTATAGATCTTAGTCATGTGCTGACAATGATTGCGGATGGACCCAC AAAAACCTATTGTCACAGGCGACTCAATTTCTtgagttccaagtttcacctcCATGAAATGCTTAATGAGATGGCTGAGCTCAAGGAACTAAAAAGTGTTCCTCACCGAGATTTCTACAATGTGAGAAAG GTGGATACGCACATTCATGCAGCTGCGTGCATGTCTCAGAAGCACCTGCTGACATTCATTCAGAAAACATACAACACCGATTCGGACCGCGTTGTCATGGAAACTGCTGGCCAGGAAATGACTCTTGAGGAAGTGTTTCACAGACTCAACATGGACCCCTATGACCTTACTGTGGACTCACTGGATGTACATGCT GGAAGGCATACGTTCCATCGCTTTGATAAATTCAATTCCAAGTACAATCCCGTTGGAGCCAGTGAACTCAGGGAAATATTTCTCAAAACGGACAACCATCTCAATGGCGAGTATTTTGCTCGCATAATAAAG gaagtggcccaCGACTTGGAGGAGAGTAAATACCAACACGCTGAGCCCCGCTTGTCCATCTACGGACGTGCTCCAGAAGAATGGCACAACCTGGCTCAGTGGTTCATTCTACACAAAGTCTACTCTCCAAACATGAGGTGGATGATTCAAGTGCCGAGAATATA TGACATCTTTAAGTCAAAGAAGCTGGTGCCTAATTTTGGCAAGATGCTGGAGAATATCTTTCTCCCCCTCTTTGAGGCAACCATTCACCCGCAGAGTCATAAAGAACTTCATGTTTTCCTCAAATAT GTATCAGGCTTCGACAGTGTTGATGACGAATCCAAACACAGCGATCACATGTTCTCATTCAAGAGCCCGAAGCCAGAGCAGTGGACTGGAGATGACAACCCTCCATACAGCTACTACATCTTCCACATGTATGCAAACATCATGGTCCTCAACAATCTCAGAAA GGAACGTGGCCTGAGCACCTTCCAGTTTCGCCCCCACTGTGGAGAAGCGGGCTCCGTTACACATCTGGTATCTGCCTTCCTCACAGCAGACAATATCTCACATGGGCTCAACTTGAAGAAG AGCCCTGTGCTTCAGTATCTGTACTACTTGGCCCAAGTGCCCATAGCGATGTCTCCACTGAGCAACAACAGTCTGTTCTTGGAATACTCAAAAAACCCTCTGCGAGAGTTCCTGCACAAAGGCCTCTGTGTGTCCCTGTCCACTGATGACCCGATGCAGTTCCACTACACCAAG GAGCCACTTATGGAGGAATACGCGATTGCAGCTCAGCTGTGGAAGCTCAGCACATGCGATGTGTGTGAAATAGCTAGGAACAGTGTGCTGCAATGTGGACTCTCGGACCAG